The following coding sequences are from one Lycium ferocissimum isolate CSIRO_LF1 chromosome 3, AGI_CSIRO_Lferr_CH_V1, whole genome shotgun sequence window:
- the LOC132050561 gene encoding uncharacterized protein LOC132050561 isoform X30, with protein sequence MENSPNSDDSKKVQISSDRRTRSQTLAVRKEPKKTLSLFLKKNKVYGKNHVKKSKKRKRLKNSSNLGVVVAKRRKVYDEEKEKSEDLEIGDFYVKPKKRYNPRVGAHTNVDIVNLLNEKLDAKQIQMFRETCFGHFLDLPHVVVQHQLIHHLLLKEVVEEEEDALWISIKDVSLRFGLVEFGLITGLKCTGDADKCYDSDGAGRLVDTYFSDFSELTRVPKQSLIDCFLKKRWKSDEDAVKIAVLYFIHTFLFSTVNRKQISRDEIELVESGAYETYPWGKVVFKATLESMKGKLQGKPSMYRLGGLPLAFQCWFYECCPYVNNKIAFRIDDKVPRILSWKVTKQPSFKELSRGIFNKRRDDQLKLRNISPTEFEKTTLGLPESVEIERVNEVASGDGAEVHISDEDVISALPLASWKLPKTKPDPPLKNVNWRTEFKRLSDGQSELKSEIQMLNKEFASLKDCMTASFANIFKAIESLSKKQGEKTAYEFEQLDEGNDPHDRHGDSDSSEFSASEGQENGKDSMGDKDNNEKANEGAMGDVEKANEGAMGDVDKANEVAMGDVDKANEDKANEVAMGDVDKANEGAMGDVEKANEVAMGDKENNEKANEGAMGDVEEANEGARDDVEKANEVAMGDVEKANEGAMGDVEKANEVAMGDRENNEKANEGAMGDVEDVNEGARDDVEKANDVAMGDVEKANEGTMGDVEKTNEVAMGDKENNEKENEGAMGDVEKANEGAMGDMSNNEKANEGAMGDVEKANEGATGDVEVGETPGDPVEEVERMDVSKSQILPDTCEVSDHITPEQLTKPSHPEPVPENQGDTGVEDSSKRSSNIVDNVDYSLLTEFDKWVGEGMKKQS encoded by the exons ATGGAGAATTCACCTAATTCTGATGATTCAAAAAAAGTACAAATTTCAAGTGATAGAAGAACTCGATCTCAAACACTTGCTGTTCGAAAAGAACCCAAAAAAACCCTAAGtttgttcttgaaaaaaaacaaagtatatggaaaaaatcatgtgaaaaaaagtaaaaagaggAAAAGGTTAAAGAATAGTAGTaatttgggtgttgttgttgctaAAAGGAGAAAAGTTTATGatgaagagaaggagaaaagcGAAGATTTGGAG ATTGGCGATTTTTATGTTAAACCAAAGAAGCGTTACAACCCAAGGGTTGGGGCACACACTAATGTTGATATCGTTAACTTGTTAAATGAGAAGTTGGACGCTAAGCAGATTCAGATGTTCAGGGAAACCTGCTTCGGGCATTTTCTTGATTTGCCCCATGTAGTGGTTCAGCATCAGTTGATACACCACCTATTGCTGAAGGAGGTGGTTGAGGAGGAAGAGGATGCGTTGTGGATATCAATTAAAGATGTCAGTCTGCGTTTTGGGCTTGTTGAGTTTGGTCTTATCACCGGGTTAAAGTGTACTGGCGATGCTGATAAATGCTATGATTCCGATGGAGCAGGCCGGTTAGTTGATACGTACTTTTCTGACTTTTCGGAGCTTACCAGGGTACCTAAGCAATCCTTAATTGACTGCTTCCTTAAAAAGAGATGGAAATCTGATGAGGATGCAGTCAAGATTGCTGTCCTATATTTCATACACACATTTTTGTTCTCCACTGTGAATCGTAAACAGATCTCGAGGGATGAAATTGAGCTTGTTGAGAGCGGTGCGTATGAAACGTATCCTTGGGGGAAAGTTGTCTTTAAAGCCACGCTGGAGTCTATGAAGGGTAAGTTGCAGGGGAAGCCTTCGATGTACAGGCTTGGTGGATTACCATTGGCATTCCAGTGTTGGTTTTATGAGTGTTGCCCTTATGTTAATAATAAGATTGCTTTCCGAATTGATGACAAAGTGCCCCGCATACTTAGTTGGAAAGTTACAAAGCAGCCAAGTTTTAAGGAATTGTCGCGTGGGATTTTCAATAAGAGGCGGGATGATCAG ttgaAGCTGAGGAATATATCTCCAacagaatttgagaaaacaacACTTGGTTTGCCCGAATCAGTTGAAATTGAGAGGGTTAACGAGGTAGCATCTGGAGATGGTGCTGAAGTTCATATTAGTGATGAAGACGTTATCAGTGCACTTCCTCTAGCAAGTTGGAAGCTGCCTAAAACCAAACCTGACCCCCCCTTGAAAAATGTTAACTGGAGGACCGAGTTCAAAAGACTGTCGGACGGACAGTCGGAGTTGAAGAGTGAGATTCAGATG CTCAACAAGGAGTTTGCATCGCTCAAGGACTGCATGACGGCATCctttgcaaatatttttaaagccATCGAGTCTCTGTCgaagaaacaaggagaaaagaCTGCTTACGAG ttTGAACAGCTTGATGAAGGAAATGACCCCCATGACAGACATGGCGATAGCGATTCTAGTGAGTTCAGTGCTAGTGAAGGGCAAGAGAATGGCAAGGACTCTATGGGTGACAAGGACAATAATGAGAAAGCGAATGAAG GTGCTATGGGTGATGTGGAGAAAGCGAATGAAGGTGCTATGGGTGATGTTGATAAAGCGAATGAAGTTGCTATGGGTGATGTTGATAAAGCGAATGAAGATAAAGCGAATGAAGTTGCTATGGGTGATGTTGATAAAGCGAATGAAGGTGCTATGGGTGATGTTGAGAAAGCGAATGAAGTTGCTATGGGTGACAAGGAAAATAATGAGAAAGCGAATGAAGGTGCTATGGGTGATGTTGAGGAAGCGAATGAAGGTGCTAGGGATGATGTCGAGAAAGCGAATGAAGTTGCTATGGGTGATGTTGAGAAAGCGAATGAAGGTGCTATGGGTGATGTTGAGAAAGCGAATGAAGTTGCTATGGGTGACagggaaaataatgaaaaagcAAATGAAGGTGCTATGGGTGATGTTGAGGACGTGAATGAAGGTGCTAGGGATGATGTCGAGAAAGCGAATGACGTTGCTATGGGTGATGTTGAGAAAGCGAATGAAGGTACTATGGGTGATGTTGAGAAAACGAATGAAGTTGCTATGGGTGACAAGGAAAATAATGAGAAAGAGAATGAAGGTGCTATGGGTGATGTTGAGAAAGCGAATGAAG GTGCTATGGGTGACATGAGCAATAATGAGAAAGCGAATGAAGGTGCTATGGGTGATGTTGAGAAAGCGAATGAAGGTGCTACCGGTGATGTTGAGGTGGGGGAGACACCTGGAGATCCTGTGGAGGAGGTCGAAAGGATGGACGTATCCAAGTCTCAGATTCTTCCAGATACATGTGAGGTGTCAGATCACATCACACCGGAACAGTTGACAAAACCAAGCCATCCCGAACCAGTTCCTGAAAACCAAGGTGACACCGGTGTTGAAGATTCTTCCAAGAGGTCGAGcaatattgttgataatgttgaTTATAGTTTGTTGACCGAGTTTGATAAGTGGGTTGGTGAAGGGATGAAGAAACAAAGCTAG
- the LOC132050561 gene encoding uncharacterized protein LOC132050561 isoform X16 → MENSPNSDDSKKVQISSDRRTRSQTLAVRKEPKKTLSLFLKKNKVYGKNHVKKSKKRKRLKNSSNLGVVVAKRRKVYDEEKEKSEDLEIGDFYVKPKKRYNPRVGAHTNVDIVNLLNEKLDAKQIQMFRETCFGHFLDLPHVVVQHQLIHHLLLKEVVEEEEDALWISIKDVSLRFGLVEFGLITGLKCTGDADKCYDSDGAGRLVDTYFSDFSELTRVPKQSLIDCFLKKRWKSDEDAVKIAVLYFIHTFLFSTVNRKQISRDEIELVESGAYETYPWGKVVFKATLESMKGKLQGKPSMYRLGGLPLAFQCWFYECCPYVNNKIAFRIDDKVPRILSWKVTKQPSFKELSRGIFNKRRDDQLKLRNISPTEFEKTTLGLPESVEIERVNEVASGDGAEVHISDEDVISALPLASWKLPKTKPDPPLKNVNWRTEFKRLSDGQSELKSEIQMLNKEFASLKDCMTASFANIFKAIESLSKKQGEKTAYEFEQLDEGNDPHDRHGDSDSSEFSASEGQENGKDSMGDKDNNEKANEGAMGDVEKANEGAMGDVDKANEVAMGDVDKANEDKANEVAMGDVDKANEGAMGDVEKANEVAMGDKENNEKANEGAMGDVEEANEGARDDVEKANEVAMGDVEKANEGAMGDVEKANEVAMGDRENNEKANEGAMGDVEDVNEGARDDVEKANDVAMGDVEKANEGTMGDVEKTNEVAMGDKENNEKENEGAMGDVEKANEGAMGDVEKANEGAMGDVEKANEGARHDVEKANEGAMGDMSNNEKANEGAMGDVEKANEGATGDVEVGETPGDPVEEVERMDVSKSQILPDTCEVSDHITPEQLTKPSHPEPVPENQGDTGVEDSSKRSSNIVDNVDYSLLTEFDKWVGEGMKKQS, encoded by the exons ATGGAGAATTCACCTAATTCTGATGATTCAAAAAAAGTACAAATTTCAAGTGATAGAAGAACTCGATCTCAAACACTTGCTGTTCGAAAAGAACCCAAAAAAACCCTAAGtttgttcttgaaaaaaaacaaagtatatggaaaaaatcatgtgaaaaaaagtaaaaagaggAAAAGGTTAAAGAATAGTAGTaatttgggtgttgttgttgctaAAAGGAGAAAAGTTTATGatgaagagaaggagaaaagcGAAGATTTGGAG ATTGGCGATTTTTATGTTAAACCAAAGAAGCGTTACAACCCAAGGGTTGGGGCACACACTAATGTTGATATCGTTAACTTGTTAAATGAGAAGTTGGACGCTAAGCAGATTCAGATGTTCAGGGAAACCTGCTTCGGGCATTTTCTTGATTTGCCCCATGTAGTGGTTCAGCATCAGTTGATACACCACCTATTGCTGAAGGAGGTGGTTGAGGAGGAAGAGGATGCGTTGTGGATATCAATTAAAGATGTCAGTCTGCGTTTTGGGCTTGTTGAGTTTGGTCTTATCACCGGGTTAAAGTGTACTGGCGATGCTGATAAATGCTATGATTCCGATGGAGCAGGCCGGTTAGTTGATACGTACTTTTCTGACTTTTCGGAGCTTACCAGGGTACCTAAGCAATCCTTAATTGACTGCTTCCTTAAAAAGAGATGGAAATCTGATGAGGATGCAGTCAAGATTGCTGTCCTATATTTCATACACACATTTTTGTTCTCCACTGTGAATCGTAAACAGATCTCGAGGGATGAAATTGAGCTTGTTGAGAGCGGTGCGTATGAAACGTATCCTTGGGGGAAAGTTGTCTTTAAAGCCACGCTGGAGTCTATGAAGGGTAAGTTGCAGGGGAAGCCTTCGATGTACAGGCTTGGTGGATTACCATTGGCATTCCAGTGTTGGTTTTATGAGTGTTGCCCTTATGTTAATAATAAGATTGCTTTCCGAATTGATGACAAAGTGCCCCGCATACTTAGTTGGAAAGTTACAAAGCAGCCAAGTTTTAAGGAATTGTCGCGTGGGATTTTCAATAAGAGGCGGGATGATCAG ttgaAGCTGAGGAATATATCTCCAacagaatttgagaaaacaacACTTGGTTTGCCCGAATCAGTTGAAATTGAGAGGGTTAACGAGGTAGCATCTGGAGATGGTGCTGAAGTTCATATTAGTGATGAAGACGTTATCAGTGCACTTCCTCTAGCAAGTTGGAAGCTGCCTAAAACCAAACCTGACCCCCCCTTGAAAAATGTTAACTGGAGGACCGAGTTCAAAAGACTGTCGGACGGACAGTCGGAGTTGAAGAGTGAGATTCAGATG CTCAACAAGGAGTTTGCATCGCTCAAGGACTGCATGACGGCATCctttgcaaatatttttaaagccATCGAGTCTCTGTCgaagaaacaaggagaaaagaCTGCTTACGAG ttTGAACAGCTTGATGAAGGAAATGACCCCCATGACAGACATGGCGATAGCGATTCTAGTGAGTTCAGTGCTAGTGAAGGGCAAGAGAATGGCAAGGACTCTATGGGTGACAAGGACAATAATGAGAAAGCGAATGAAG GTGCTATGGGTGATGTGGAGAAAGCGAATGAAGGTGCTATGGGTGATGTTGATAAAGCGAATGAAGTTGCTATGGGTGATGTTGATAAAGCGAATGAAGATAAAGCGAATGAAGTTGCTATGGGTGATGTTGATAAAGCGAATGAAGGTGCTATGGGTGATGTTGAGAAAGCGAATGAAGTTGCTATGGGTGACAAGGAAAATAATGAGAAAGCGAATGAAGGTGCTATGGGTGATGTTGAGGAAGCGAATGAAGGTGCTAGGGATGATGTCGAGAAAGCGAATGAAGTTGCTATGGGTGATGTTGAGAAAGCGAATGAAGGTGCTATGGGTGATGTTGAGAAAGCGAATGAAGTTGCTATGGGTGACagggaaaataatgaaaaagcAAATGAAGGTGCTATGGGTGATGTTGAGGACGTGAATGAAGGTGCTAGGGATGATGTCGAGAAAGCGAATGACGTTGCTATGGGTGATGTTGAGAAAGCGAATGAAGGTACTATGGGTGATGTTGAGAAAACGAATGAAGTTGCTATGGGTGACAAGGAAAATAATGAGAAAGAGAATGAAGGTGCTATGGGTGATGTTGAGAAAGCGAATGAAG GTGCTATGGGTGATGTTGAGAAAGCGAATGAAGGTGCTATGGGTGATGTCGAGAAAGCGAATGAAGGTGCTAGGCATGATGTTGAGAAAGCGAATGAAGGTGCTATGGGTGACATGAGCAATAATGAGAAAGCGAATGAAGGTGCTATGGGTGATGTTGAGAAAGCGAATGAAGGTGCTACCGGTGATGTTGAGGTGGGGGAGACACCTGGAGATCCTGTGGAGGAGGTCGAAAGGATGGACGTATCCAAGTCTCAGATTCTTCCAGATACATGTGAGGTGTCAGATCACATCACACCGGAACAGTTGACAAAACCAAGCCATCCCGAACCAGTTCCTGAAAACCAAGGTGACACCGGTGTTGAAGATTCTTCCAAGAGGTCGAGcaatattgttgataatgttgaTTATAGTTTGTTGACCGAGTTTGATAAGTGGGTTGGTGAAGGGATGAAGAAACAAAGCTAG
- the LOC132050561 gene encoding uncharacterized protein LOC132050561 isoform X7 — protein sequence MENSPNSDDSKKVQISSDRRTRSQTLAVRKEPKKTLSLFLKKNKVYGKNHVKKSKKRKRLKNSSNLGVVVAKRRKVYDEEKEKSEDLEIGDFYVKPKKRYNPRVGAHTNVDIVNLLNEKLDAKQIQMFRETCFGHFLDLPHVVVQHQLIHHLLLKEVVEEEEDALWISIKDVSLRFGLVEFGLITGLKCTGDADKCYDSDGAGRLVDTYFSDFSELTRVPKQSLIDCFLKKRWKSDEDAVKIAVLYFIHTFLFSTVNRKQISRDEIELVESGAYETYPWGKVVFKATLESMKGKLQGKPSMYRLGGLPLAFQCWFYECCPYVNNKIAFRIDDKVPRILSWKVTKQPSFKELSRGIFNKRRDDQLKLRNISPTEFEKTTLGLPESVEIERVNEVASGDGAEVHISDEDVISALPLASWKLPKTKPDPPLKNVNWRTEFKRLSDGQSELKSEIQMLNKEFASLKDCMTASFANIFKAIESLSKKQGEKTAYEFEQLDEGNDPHDRHGDSDSSEFSASEGQENGKDSMGDKDNNEKANEGAMGDVEKANEGAMGDVDKANEVAMGDVDKANEDKANEVAMGDVDKANEGAMGDVEKANEVAMGDKENNEKANEGAMGDVEEANEGARDDVEKANEVAMGDVEKANEGAMGDVEKANEVAMGDRENNEKANEGAMGDVEDVNEGARDDVEKANDVAMGDVEKANEGTMGDVEKTNEVAMGDKENNEKENEGAMGDVEKANEGAMGDQENNEKANEGAMGDVEKANEGAMGDVEKANEGARHDVEKANEGAMGDMSNNEKANEGAMGDVEKANEGATGDVEVGETPGDPVEEVERMDVSKSQILPDTCEVSDHITPEQLTKPSHPEPVPENQGDTGVEDSSKRSSNIVDNVDYSLLTEFDKWVGEGMKKQS from the exons ATGGAGAATTCACCTAATTCTGATGATTCAAAAAAAGTACAAATTTCAAGTGATAGAAGAACTCGATCTCAAACACTTGCTGTTCGAAAAGAACCCAAAAAAACCCTAAGtttgttcttgaaaaaaaacaaagtatatggaaaaaatcatgtgaaaaaaagtaaaaagaggAAAAGGTTAAAGAATAGTAGTaatttgggtgttgttgttgctaAAAGGAGAAAAGTTTATGatgaagagaaggagaaaagcGAAGATTTGGAG ATTGGCGATTTTTATGTTAAACCAAAGAAGCGTTACAACCCAAGGGTTGGGGCACACACTAATGTTGATATCGTTAACTTGTTAAATGAGAAGTTGGACGCTAAGCAGATTCAGATGTTCAGGGAAACCTGCTTCGGGCATTTTCTTGATTTGCCCCATGTAGTGGTTCAGCATCAGTTGATACACCACCTATTGCTGAAGGAGGTGGTTGAGGAGGAAGAGGATGCGTTGTGGATATCAATTAAAGATGTCAGTCTGCGTTTTGGGCTTGTTGAGTTTGGTCTTATCACCGGGTTAAAGTGTACTGGCGATGCTGATAAATGCTATGATTCCGATGGAGCAGGCCGGTTAGTTGATACGTACTTTTCTGACTTTTCGGAGCTTACCAGGGTACCTAAGCAATCCTTAATTGACTGCTTCCTTAAAAAGAGATGGAAATCTGATGAGGATGCAGTCAAGATTGCTGTCCTATATTTCATACACACATTTTTGTTCTCCACTGTGAATCGTAAACAGATCTCGAGGGATGAAATTGAGCTTGTTGAGAGCGGTGCGTATGAAACGTATCCTTGGGGGAAAGTTGTCTTTAAAGCCACGCTGGAGTCTATGAAGGGTAAGTTGCAGGGGAAGCCTTCGATGTACAGGCTTGGTGGATTACCATTGGCATTCCAGTGTTGGTTTTATGAGTGTTGCCCTTATGTTAATAATAAGATTGCTTTCCGAATTGATGACAAAGTGCCCCGCATACTTAGTTGGAAAGTTACAAAGCAGCCAAGTTTTAAGGAATTGTCGCGTGGGATTTTCAATAAGAGGCGGGATGATCAG ttgaAGCTGAGGAATATATCTCCAacagaatttgagaaaacaacACTTGGTTTGCCCGAATCAGTTGAAATTGAGAGGGTTAACGAGGTAGCATCTGGAGATGGTGCTGAAGTTCATATTAGTGATGAAGACGTTATCAGTGCACTTCCTCTAGCAAGTTGGAAGCTGCCTAAAACCAAACCTGACCCCCCCTTGAAAAATGTTAACTGGAGGACCGAGTTCAAAAGACTGTCGGACGGACAGTCGGAGTTGAAGAGTGAGATTCAGATG CTCAACAAGGAGTTTGCATCGCTCAAGGACTGCATGACGGCATCctttgcaaatatttttaaagccATCGAGTCTCTGTCgaagaaacaaggagaaaagaCTGCTTACGAG ttTGAACAGCTTGATGAAGGAAATGACCCCCATGACAGACATGGCGATAGCGATTCTAGTGAGTTCAGTGCTAGTGAAGGGCAAGAGAATGGCAAGGACTCTATGGGTGACAAGGACAATAATGAGAAAGCGAATGAAG GTGCTATGGGTGATGTGGAGAAAGCGAATGAAGGTGCTATGGGTGATGTTGATAAAGCGAATGAAGTTGCTATGGGTGATGTTGATAAAGCGAATGAAGATAAAGCGAATGAAGTTGCTATGGGTGATGTTGATAAAGCGAATGAAGGTGCTATGGGTGATGTTGAGAAAGCGAATGAAGTTGCTATGGGTGACAAGGAAAATAATGAGAAAGCGAATGAAGGTGCTATGGGTGATGTTGAGGAAGCGAATGAAGGTGCTAGGGATGATGTCGAGAAAGCGAATGAAGTTGCTATGGGTGATGTTGAGAAAGCGAATGAAGGTGCTATGGGTGATGTTGAGAAAGCGAATGAAGTTGCTATGGGTGACagggaaaataatgaaaaagcAAATGAAGGTGCTATGGGTGATGTTGAGGACGTGAATGAAGGTGCTAGGGATGATGTCGAGAAAGCGAATGACGTTGCTATGGGTGATGTTGAGAAAGCGAATGAAGGTACTATGGGTGATGTTGAGAAAACGAATGAAGTTGCTATGGGTGACAAGGAAAATAATGAGAAAGAGAATGAAGGTGCTATGGGTGATGTTGAGAAAGCGAATGAAG GTGCTATGGGTGACCAGGAAAATAATGAGAAAGCGAATGAAGGTGCTATGGGTGATGTTGAGAAAGCGAATGAAGGTGCTATGGGTGATGTCGAGAAAGCGAATGAAGGTGCTAGGCATGATGTTGAGAAAGCGAATGAAGGTGCTATGGGTGACATGAGCAATAATGAGAAAGCGAATGAAGGTGCTATGGGTGATGTTGAGAAAGCGAATGAAGGTGCTACCGGTGATGTTGAGGTGGGGGAGACACCTGGAGATCCTGTGGAGGAGGTCGAAAGGATGGACGTATCCAAGTCTCAGATTCTTCCAGATACATGTGAGGTGTCAGATCACATCACACCGGAACAGTTGACAAAACCAAGCCATCCCGAACCAGTTCCTGAAAACCAAGGTGACACCGGTGTTGAAGATTCTTCCAAGAGGTCGAGcaatattgttgataatgttgaTTATAGTTTGTTGACCGAGTTTGATAAGTGGGTTGGTGAAGGGATGAAGAAACAAAGCTAG
- the LOC132050561 gene encoding uncharacterized protein LOC132050561 isoform X28, translated as MENSPNSDDSKKVQISSDRRTRSQTLAVRKEPKKTLSLFLKKNKVYGKNHVKKSKKRKRLKNSSNLGVVVAKRRKVYDEEKEKSEDLEIGDFYVKPKKRYNPRVGAHTNVDIVNLLNEKLDAKQIQMFRETCFGHFLDLPHVVVQHQLIHHLLLKEVVEEEEDALWISIKDVSLRFGLVEFGLITGLKCTGDADKCYDSDGAGRLVDTYFSDFSELTRVPKQSLIDCFLKKRWKSDEDAVKIAVLYFIHTFLFSTVNRKQISRDEIELVESGAYETYPWGKVVFKATLESMKGKLQGKPSMYRLGGLPLAFQCWFYECCPYVNNKIAFRIDDKVPRILSWKVTKQPSFKELSRGIFNKRRDDQLKLRNISPTEFEKTTLGLPESVEIERVNEVASGDGAEVHISDEDVISALPLASWKLPKTKPDPPLKNVNWRTEFKRLSDGQSELKSEIQMLNKEFASLKDCMTASFANIFKAIESLSKKQGEKTAYEFEQLDEGNDPHDRHGDSDSSEFSASEGQENGKDSMGDKDNNEKANEGAMGDVEKANEGAMGDVDKANEVAMGDVDKANEDKANEVAMGDVDKANEGAMGDVEKANEVAMGDKENNEKANEGAMGDVEEANEGARDDVEKANEVAMGDVEKANEGAMGDVEKANEVAMGDRENNEKANEGAMGDVEDVNEGARDDVEKANDVAMGDVEKANEGTMGDVEKTNEVAMGDKENNEKENEGAMGDVEKANEGAMGDQENNEKANEGAMGDVEKANEGAMGDVEKANEGATGDVEVGETPGDPVEEVERMDVSKSQILPDTCEVSDHITPEQLTKPSHPEPVPENQGDTGVEDSSKRSSNIVDNVDYSLLTEFDKWVGEGMKKQS; from the exons ATGGAGAATTCACCTAATTCTGATGATTCAAAAAAAGTACAAATTTCAAGTGATAGAAGAACTCGATCTCAAACACTTGCTGTTCGAAAAGAACCCAAAAAAACCCTAAGtttgttcttgaaaaaaaacaaagtatatggaaaaaatcatgtgaaaaaaagtaaaaagaggAAAAGGTTAAAGAATAGTAGTaatttgggtgttgttgttgctaAAAGGAGAAAAGTTTATGatgaagagaaggagaaaagcGAAGATTTGGAG ATTGGCGATTTTTATGTTAAACCAAAGAAGCGTTACAACCCAAGGGTTGGGGCACACACTAATGTTGATATCGTTAACTTGTTAAATGAGAAGTTGGACGCTAAGCAGATTCAGATGTTCAGGGAAACCTGCTTCGGGCATTTTCTTGATTTGCCCCATGTAGTGGTTCAGCATCAGTTGATACACCACCTATTGCTGAAGGAGGTGGTTGAGGAGGAAGAGGATGCGTTGTGGATATCAATTAAAGATGTCAGTCTGCGTTTTGGGCTTGTTGAGTTTGGTCTTATCACCGGGTTAAAGTGTACTGGCGATGCTGATAAATGCTATGATTCCGATGGAGCAGGCCGGTTAGTTGATACGTACTTTTCTGACTTTTCGGAGCTTACCAGGGTACCTAAGCAATCCTTAATTGACTGCTTCCTTAAAAAGAGATGGAAATCTGATGAGGATGCAGTCAAGATTGCTGTCCTATATTTCATACACACATTTTTGTTCTCCACTGTGAATCGTAAACAGATCTCGAGGGATGAAATTGAGCTTGTTGAGAGCGGTGCGTATGAAACGTATCCTTGGGGGAAAGTTGTCTTTAAAGCCACGCTGGAGTCTATGAAGGGTAAGTTGCAGGGGAAGCCTTCGATGTACAGGCTTGGTGGATTACCATTGGCATTCCAGTGTTGGTTTTATGAGTGTTGCCCTTATGTTAATAATAAGATTGCTTTCCGAATTGATGACAAAGTGCCCCGCATACTTAGTTGGAAAGTTACAAAGCAGCCAAGTTTTAAGGAATTGTCGCGTGGGATTTTCAATAAGAGGCGGGATGATCAG ttgaAGCTGAGGAATATATCTCCAacagaatttgagaaaacaacACTTGGTTTGCCCGAATCAGTTGAAATTGAGAGGGTTAACGAGGTAGCATCTGGAGATGGTGCTGAAGTTCATATTAGTGATGAAGACGTTATCAGTGCACTTCCTCTAGCAAGTTGGAAGCTGCCTAAAACCAAACCTGACCCCCCCTTGAAAAATGTTAACTGGAGGACCGAGTTCAAAAGACTGTCGGACGGACAGTCGGAGTTGAAGAGTGAGATTCAGATG CTCAACAAGGAGTTTGCATCGCTCAAGGACTGCATGACGGCATCctttgcaaatatttttaaagccATCGAGTCTCTGTCgaagaaacaaggagaaaagaCTGCTTACGAG ttTGAACAGCTTGATGAAGGAAATGACCCCCATGACAGACATGGCGATAGCGATTCTAGTGAGTTCAGTGCTAGTGAAGGGCAAGAGAATGGCAAGGACTCTATGGGTGACAAGGACAATAATGAGAAAGCGAATGAAG GTGCTATGGGTGATGTGGAGAAAGCGAATGAAGGTGCTATGGGTGATGTTGATAAAGCGAATGAAGTTGCTATGGGTGATGTTGATAAAGCGAATGAAGATAAAGCGAATGAAGTTGCTATGGGTGATGTTGATAAAGCGAATGAAGGTGCTATGGGTGATGTTGAGAAAGCGAATGAAGTTGCTATGGGTGACAAGGAAAATAATGAGAAAGCGAATGAAGGTGCTATGGGTGATGTTGAGGAAGCGAATGAAGGTGCTAGGGATGATGTCGAGAAAGCGAATGAAGTTGCTATGGGTGATGTTGAGAAAGCGAATGAAGGTGCTATGGGTGATGTTGAGAAAGCGAATGAAGTTGCTATGGGTGACagggaaaataatgaaaaagcAAATGAAGGTGCTATGGGTGATGTTGAGGACGTGAATGAAGGTGCTAGGGATGATGTCGAGAAAGCGAATGACGTTGCTATGGGTGATGTTGAGAAAGCGAATGAAGGTACTATGGGTGATGTTGAGAAAACGAATGAAGTTGCTATGGGTGACAAGGAAAATAATGAGAAAGAGAATGAAGGTGCTATGGGTGATGTTGAGAAAGCGAATGAAG GTGCTATGGGTGACCAGGAAAATAATGAGAAAGCGAATGAAGGTGCTATGGGTGATGTTGAGAAAGCGAATGAAG GTGCTATGGGTGATGTTGAGAAAGCGAATGAAGGTGCTACCGGTGATGTTGAGGTGGGGGAGACACCTGGAGATCCTGTGGAGGAGGTCGAAAGGATGGACGTATCCAAGTCTCAGATTCTTCCAGATACATGTGAGGTGTCAGATCACATCACACCGGAACAGTTGACAAAACCAAGCCATCCCGAACCAGTTCCTGAAAACCAAGGTGACACCGGTGTTGAAGATTCTTCCAAGAGGTCGAGcaatattgttgataatgttgaTTATAGTTTGTTGACCGAGTTTGATAAGTGGGTTGGTGAAGGGATGAAGAAACAAAGCTAG